The genome window TCAGAAAATGAAATAGATAACGAAAAGATAGGTACAGTATTAAAACTGGCACAGTTAGATGAATTTGTTAAGGGATTACCTAAGAATGTAGATACAAAAATAGGAGAGTTTGGGACAAGATTATCAGGAGGACAGAAACAAAGGATTTGTATAGCGAGGGCTTTATATTTTAATCCGGAAATATTGATTTTGGATGAAGCAACTTCAGCACTGGATTATGTTACGGAAAATGAGATAATGGAAAATATCAAGCAATTAAAGGGTAAAATTACAATGATTATTATTGCACACAGATTAAAGACAATAAAAGATTGTGAATATACATACCAAGTGAAAGAAGGAAAAATTATTCCGGTTCGATATGATGAAATACAAAGTTAGTGAGGAAAATCTATGGAGGATAGGTTACTATGAAGAAACGAGATAAGATTACGCGCTTTCTAATAACAAGCCTGATTTTTGTCTGTGCTTTTTGTATTGCTGTTTTTGCTTTTCTTATCAAGTATATCAACAGACAGAATGAAGAAACTATCGAACAGATCGGAAATACATACATGGCTGGTATGAATGAGCGGATTTCCAAGCATTTTGAAACCATGGTGGATCTGCGGATGACGCAGCTTAGTACTCTGGTGGATACGATGCCGATTGCGGGTGATACGGACAGTGAAGAGCTCCGGGAGTGGCTGGAGTACAGTGGAAAGGCCCGGGGGTTTGAAGGGCTGGCATACTATTTTGATGATGGAAGCTTTGAGATGATTTATGGGGAGAAGGTAGAATCCTCGAGTGCTGAAGCTTTTCTTGATTCCATGAAAAATGGCGAGAATATGGTTTCTGTCGGTGTTGGTGAGAATGGAGAAAGATCCGCTATAATGGGTATTCCCTTTACAATTGATACGAAAGATGGAAAAGAGTGTGTGGCATTGGTTGGGAAACTGCCACTGGAGTATATCAGTCAGACACTTTCTCTGAATGAAGAGGAATCCATGATATATTCTTTTGTTATCAGAATAGACGGAAGTTTTGTTATCCGTAGTTCAGATGTATCCCGGGATAACTATTTTAACCGGGTCAAGGATTTGTATGAGGATGACGAAATTGGGGCAGACCAGGTGATTGAAGAGCTGAAGGCTTGCATGGAGAAGGATGAGGACTATGCTGCCATGATTAAGATATATGGAGAACGCCGTCAGATATACTGCTCCAGCCTGCCTGCGTCTGAATGGTATATTATTACGGTGATGCCTTACGGAACAATGAATAAAGTGATAGAGGATGCGGGAGACCGGTCAATCAAAGTATTCATAGGATGCTGTGCTGCTCTTCTGATAGTATTACTTTATATTTTCTGGAGATACCTGCGTATGACTGCAGCACAGATACAGGAGCTGCAGGAGGCAAGAGAGATGGCTGTGGAAGCCAATAAATCGAAGAGTGAATTTCTCTCTAATATGAGCCATGATATCCGCACGCCTATGAATGCTATTGTAGGCATGACCTCGATTGCTCTGGCAAATATTAATAATCCCCAGAGGGTACAGGATTGCCTGAAAAAGATTGTGCTTTCCAGCAGACATCTGCTGGGACTGATCAATGACGTGCTGGATATGTCCAAAATCGAAAGCGGGAAGATGACGCTGAATGTGGATCTGGTTTCCCTGCGGGAGGTTATGGATGGTATAGTCAGTATTATTCAGCCGCAGATCAGGGAAAAGCAGCAGAAATTTAATGTGTTTATTTATGATATTTCATCTGAAAATGTGCGGTGTGACAGTGTGCGTCTGAATCAGGTCATTTTGAATCTGCTGTCCAATGCAATTAAATTCACTCCGGAAAAGGGCACCATAGAAGTGTCACTTCATGAGGAGCAGTCTCCAAAGGGTGATGAGTATGTTCGTATTAAGATTCAGGTGAAGGATAATGGAATCGGTATGTCCGAGGAATTCATGGAGCATATTTTTGATTCCTTCACCCGTGAGGACAGTAAGAGAGTCCAGAAAACGGAAGGAACCGGTCTGGGAATGGCAATCACGAAGTATATTGTCGACGCAATGGACGGGGAGATCACTGTAAAAAGCAATCAGGGCGCCGGAACAGAGTTCTGTGTGACGCTGGATTTTGAAAAGGCAGAGGAACAGGAGGAGAATATGATCCTTCCTGACTTTACCATGCTGGTGGTGGATGATGACCAGCAGCTCTGTGAGAGTACGGTGTCTTCTCTGAAATCAATCGGTGTAAGCGCAGAATGGGCACTGGACGGAGAGTCAGCCATCGAGATGGTAAACGAGCATCATAAACGCCATTCCGATTATCATATTATACTTCTGGACTGGAAGCTGCCAGGCATGGATGGAATCAGAACCGCAAGGGAACTTCGGAAGGAGCTGGGCAATGACGTGCCGATCATTCTGATTTCTGCCTATGACTGCAGTGAAATTGAAGACGAGGCACGTGCGGCGGGAATCAGCGGATTTTTATCCAAGCCACTTTTTAAGTCTACATTATATTATGGATTAAAGCCGTATACAGGTTCTTCGGACGAAGTGACCGTACCGGAGAAGGCAGATGTGAATTTCGCAGGCAAGCGGCTTCTGGTAGCAGAAGATAATGAGCTGAACTGGGAAATTGCAAGTGAATTGCTTAAGGACTTAGGACTGGAGCTGGAATGGGCAGAAAATGGTCGGATGTGTGTAGATATGTTTAAAGAATCGCCTGTGGGCTATTATGATGCGATCCTGATGGATATTCGTATGCCGCTTATGGGCGGTTATGAGGCGGCGGATACGATCCGCAAACTGAAACGTCCGGATGCAGTGCTTCCTATTGTCGCAATGACTGCGGATGCATTTTTAGAGGATATCCAGAGATGTCTGGAGCATGGTATGAATGCGCATCTGGCAAAGCCTATCGACATAAAAGAAGTTTCTCGTATTCTGGACAGATGCCTGGTCAGAAAGTAATAAGAAGAAAATGGGAAATTTACAGAAAACATTTTTTATGCTT of Roseburia hominis contains these proteins:
- a CDS encoding response regulator, with protein sequence MKKRDKITRFLITSLIFVCAFCIAVFAFLIKYINRQNEETIEQIGNTYMAGMNERISKHFETMVDLRMTQLSTLVDTMPIAGDTDSEELREWLEYSGKARGFEGLAYYFDDGSFEMIYGEKVESSSAEAFLDSMKNGENMVSVGVGENGERSAIMGIPFTIDTKDGKECVALVGKLPLEYISQTLSLNEEESMIYSFVIRIDGSFVIRSSDVSRDNYFNRVKDLYEDDEIGADQVIEELKACMEKDEDYAAMIKIYGERRQIYCSSLPASEWYIITVMPYGTMNKVIEDAGDRSIKVFIGCCAALLIVLLYIFWRYLRMTAAQIQELQEAREMAVEANKSKSEFLSNMSHDIRTPMNAIVGMTSIALANINNPQRVQDCLKKIVLSSRHLLGLINDVLDMSKIESGKMTLNVDLVSLREVMDGIVSIIQPQIREKQQKFNVFIYDISSENVRCDSVRLNQVILNLLSNAIKFTPEKGTIEVSLHEEQSPKGDEYVRIKIQVKDNGIGMSEEFMEHIFDSFTREDSKRVQKTEGTGLGMAITKYIVDAMDGEITVKSNQGAGTEFCVTLDFEKAEEQEENMILPDFTMLVVDDDQQLCESTVSSLKSIGVSAEWALDGESAIEMVNEHHKRHSDYHIILLDWKLPGMDGIRTARELRKELGNDVPIILISAYDCSEIEDEARAAGISGFLSKPLFKSTLYYGLKPYTGSSDEVTVPEKADVNFAGKRLLVAEDNELNWEIASELLKDLGLELEWAENGRMCVDMFKESPVGYYDAILMDIRMPLMGGYEAADTIRKLKRPDAVLPIVAMTADAFLEDIQRCLEHGMNAHLAKPIDIKEVSRILDRCLVRK